The following are encoded together in the Novipirellula galeiformis genome:
- a CDS encoding carboxymuconolactone decarboxylase family protein, which yields MPSHLPPLIEAEARECELIFRMARQQLGFVPNSMLTMARQPAVLGSFAMLVANILGPPRDRGLPVWTGVRLYLKNIIWSIRHLRSADRLSASLKSLVAHVSSNASGCRYCQAHTIGEAFHLGISIEKLEAVWDFENSDLFDAAEVAALRFALAAGSTPSAVTRDHFTTLRLHYSENQIVELGATIALFGFLNRWNDTFATTLEPDSAAFAQKHLGGSGWEIGKHA from the coding sequence ATGCCATCACATCTACCGCCGTTGATTGAGGCCGAAGCTCGTGAATGTGAACTGATTTTTCGCATGGCACGCCAGCAACTCGGGTTTGTTCCAAACTCGATGTTGACGATGGCTCGTCAGCCCGCAGTGCTTGGCAGCTTTGCAATGCTGGTTGCAAACATTCTGGGGCCGCCACGCGATCGTGGCTTACCGGTTTGGACAGGAGTACGGCTGTATCTCAAGAACATCATCTGGTCGATTCGTCATCTCCGCTCGGCAGATCGTCTGTCCGCGTCACTAAAGAGTTTGGTTGCGCATGTGAGTAGCAATGCTTCAGGTTGTCGATATTGCCAAGCGCACACGATCGGGGAAGCGTTTCACTTGGGAATCTCCATCGAAAAGCTAGAAGCGGTTTGGGATTTCGAGAATAGCGATCTTTTCGACGCTGCCGAAGTCGCTGCGTTACGTTTTGCACTTGCGGCTGGCAGTACGCCCAGTGCCGTCACCCGCGACCACTTCACTACTTTGCGACTGCACTACAGCGAGAATCAGATTGTTGAGCTTGGGGCGACGATTGCGCTATTTGGATTCCTGAATCGATGGAACGACACGTTCGCAACAACCCTTGAACCGGACTCCGCCGCTTTCGCCCAAAAACATCTTGGCGGTAGCGGTTGGGAAATTGGCAAACACGCGTAG
- the pstA gene encoding phosphate ABC transporter permease PstA: protein MASHPQTYSRSAVSVLFDTLATCVAWSIAALVSGIFVWILADIVIAGLPSISWSFLTETPRNAGRDGGIFPIIISTLLILFVAMLVSVPLGLGTAILLSELTRAESTFGMLVRRSLDVLAGVPSIVFGLFGNAFFCIYLGLGFSILSGGLTLSCMVLPILIRATEEGFRSVPNEYRMGAAALGLSRTATLVQLLLPAAVPGIVVGLVLGIGRALAETAALIFTSGYVDRVPGSLFDSGRSLSVHIFDLSMNVAGGDRYAYASALVLIAMLIVINASASWTANRWLRKRIVVT from the coding sequence ATGGCTAGTCATCCTCAAACCTATTCGCGTTCAGCCGTCAGCGTATTGTTTGATACACTGGCAACCTGTGTCGCATGGTCTATCGCAGCCTTGGTCAGTGGCATTTTTGTTTGGATATTGGCGGACATCGTCATCGCAGGTCTGCCGTCGATCTCTTGGAGTTTTTTAACCGAAACGCCTCGAAATGCGGGACGCGATGGAGGGATTTTTCCCATCATCATTTCAACGCTACTGATCCTGTTCGTGGCAATGCTCGTTTCGGTCCCGCTCGGTTTAGGAACCGCGATCTTACTGAGCGAATTGACACGGGCGGAAAGCACGTTTGGAATGCTGGTGCGCCGCAGTTTGGATGTTCTCGCAGGCGTGCCTTCGATCGTATTCGGGCTGTTTGGCAACGCATTTTTTTGTATCTATTTGGGACTCGGGTTTTCGATTTTATCAGGAGGGCTGACGCTATCGTGTATGGTGCTGCCGATCCTGATTCGAGCGACCGAGGAAGGTTTTCGCTCGGTTCCGAACGAATATCGCATGGGTGCGGCGGCGTTGGGGTTATCTCGAACTGCGACGCTTGTGCAACTGTTGTTGCCAGCCGCAGTACCCGGGATCGTCGTTGGATTGGTGCTGGGTATCGGCCGCGCATTAGCGGAGACCGCGGCACTGATTTTTACTAGCGGATACGTGGATCGTGTCCCCGGTTCGTTGTTCGATTCCGGGCGTTCCTTATCCGTTCACATTTTTGACTTATCGATGAATGTTGCTGGCGGTGATCGATATGCGTATGCCTCCGCATTGGTTCTCATTGCGATGTTGATCGTCATCAACGCGAGTGCGAGTTGGACTGCCAATCGTTGGTTGAGAAAAAGGATCGTGGTGACATGA
- a CDS encoding phosphate ABC transporter ATP-binding protein: protein MKSENRERPDRGGCEQANCPEHNGFTLGPLDTGPPCCIPEPLIEVDDLAVHYGNARVLSGISLTINRGCVTALIGPSGCGKTSFLSSLNRMTDMIPGCRVEGNITIGGLDVQATKDVISLRRRVGMIFQKPNPFPLSIRKNIEMPLKEHGFRQRSERTEIIESVLEDVGLWAEVKDRLDSSALSLSGGQQQRLCIARALALRPEVLLMDEPCSALDPLASSVVEELLQNFRGRYTVVIVTHNLQQARRVADYAAFFWATDGTGTLIEHGTGACIFDKPQQPLTVAYVNGKAG, encoded by the coding sequence ATGAAATCAGAAAACAGAGAACGCCCTGACCGCGGTGGCTGCGAACAGGCGAATTGTCCGGAACACAACGGGTTCACCCTCGGTCCCCTCGATACCGGACCACCATGCTGTATTCCCGAACCATTGATCGAAGTCGACGACCTTGCGGTTCACTACGGGAATGCTCGCGTCTTGAGCGGAATTTCGTTGACGATCAACCGCGGATGTGTGACCGCGTTGATTGGGCCATCGGGCTGCGGAAAGACAAGCTTCTTGAGTAGTTTGAATCGCATGACGGACATGATTCCTGGATGCCGTGTCGAGGGAAACATTACGATTGGCGGGCTCGACGTCCAAGCGACGAAGGATGTGATCTCGCTCCGCCGTCGTGTCGGAATGATCTTTCAAAAACCAAATCCCTTTCCTCTTTCGATTCGCAAAAATATCGAGATGCCTTTGAAGGAACACGGTTTTCGCCAGCGAAGTGAACGGACAGAAATCATCGAAAGCGTTCTCGAGGACGTCGGCTTGTGGGCAGAGGTGAAGGATCGACTTGATTCATCCGCGTTGTCTCTTTCGGGCGGCCAACAGCAACGGCTTTGCATCGCACGCGCTCTCGCTTTACGCCCCGAAGTTCTATTGATGGATGAACCATGTAGTGCTCTGGACCCGTTGGCTAGCAGTGTCGTTGAAGAGCTGCTGCAGAATTTCCGAGGACGGTACACCGTTGTCATCGTGACCCATAACTTGCAGCAAGCGCGGCGGGTCGCCGATTATGCCGCTTTCTTCTGGGCGACCGACGGTACGGGCACGTTGATCGAACACGGGACCGGCGCCTGTATATTCGACAAACCGCAACAACCGTTGACGGTAGCCTATGTCAATGGCAAGGCGGGGTAA
- the pstC gene encoding phosphate ABC transporter permease subunit PstC — translation MSRFPSDTILVWLLRGCGLLTGAITVLIVGFLIWESSPAFRDVGVQRFASDSSWHPSAGPTKGQFNLVPMIAATSLATAGAVLLAAPLGIGSAVFAHFYAPRRLRRAYGKMIELLAGIPSVVYGLWGLVVLVPLISRWHPPGTSLLSAIIILTIMILPTIALLVGAAFDNLPSEYLRASAALGLSRGRTVTSVVFPAVRSGLFTAVLLGTGRAIGETMAVLMVAGNVVQNPTRIFQPVRTITANIALEMAYAMDGHRSALFVSGLLLMAMVIVLAGFAEWVSRGRIHG, via the coding sequence TTGTCCCGCTTTCCCAGTGATACCATTCTCGTTTGGCTGCTTCGCGGCTGCGGATTGCTGACGGGGGCGATCACCGTGCTAATTGTAGGCTTTCTGATTTGGGAATCGTCACCCGCGTTTCGCGATGTCGGTGTTCAGCGTTTTGCTTCCGACTCATCGTGGCATCCTTCGGCGGGACCGACGAAGGGACAATTCAATCTTGTTCCCATGATTGCGGCGACATCACTGGCAACTGCGGGCGCAGTTCTATTGGCCGCACCGCTTGGGATCGGCTCGGCGGTATTCGCCCATTTCTATGCACCACGACGATTAAGACGAGCGTACGGTAAAATGATCGAACTGCTCGCCGGGATTCCTTCGGTAGTGTATGGCCTGTGGGGGCTGGTGGTGCTCGTTCCACTCATTTCGCGATGGCATCCGCCGGGAACCAGCCTGTTGTCGGCGATCATCATCCTGACGATTATGATTCTACCGACGATCGCGTTGCTGGTCGGTGCCGCTTTTGACAACCTGCCGTCGGAGTACCTGCGAGCATCCGCGGCACTAGGGCTTTCACGCGGACGAACCGTCACTAGCGTCGTCTTTCCAGCGGTTCGGTCAGGATTGTTCACGGCGGTGCTACTGGGAACAGGCCGAGCGATCGGCGAGACGATGGCGGTATTGATGGTTGCTGGCAATGTCGTTCAAAACCCAACCCGCATTTTTCAACCCGTCCGAACGATTACAGCAAACATTGCATTGGAGATGGCTTACGCGATGGACGGCCATCGCTCGGCATTGTTCGTTTCGGGGCTGCTGTTGATGGCGATGGTCATCGTGCTCGCCGGATTCGCAGAATGGGTCAGTCGGGGGCGTATTCATGGCTAG
- the arsS gene encoding arsenosugar biosynthesis radical SAM (seleno)protein ArsS (Some members of this family are selenoproteins.), whose product MQLSLLRQKSELTNAAIQREILEGDAKPRQPYFHEKLRSSGLENLRAAGIDVMQINVGKLCNQTCTHCHVDAGPDRRESMSRETAEQIIDVLANNDIPTLDITGGAPEMNPRFRWIVEQAHKLGCRVIDRCNLTILMANGFKDLPEFLAKHDVEVVASLPCYMEENCDSQRGNGVFKRSIDALKRLNQLGYGHPGLGRKLTLVYNPTGTALPPSQHELEATYRDELKTRYDIVFSELHTITNLPLSRFLDELLQGDQLDVYMQKLIDSFNPRTVDGVMCRRMISVDWQGYLFDCDFNQMLNMGLSADLPQHISDFDPSRLSDRMIQTGRHCFGCTAGCGSGCQGATVTFASKEAS is encoded by the coding sequence ATGCAATTATCACTGCTAAGGCAAAAAAGCGAACTCACTAACGCAGCCATACAGCGAGAAATCCTCGAAGGCGACGCAAAGCCACGACAGCCCTACTTCCACGAGAAGCTGCGGTCGAGCGGCTTAGAGAATCTTCGTGCCGCTGGCATCGACGTCATGCAAATCAACGTGGGCAAGTTGTGTAATCAAACTTGCACCCATTGCCACGTGGACGCGGGGCCAGACCGTCGCGAGAGCATGTCGCGAGAAACGGCCGAGCAGATCATCGACGTGCTTGCGAACAACGACATTCCCACCCTAGATATTACGGGGGGCGCACCGGAGATGAATCCCCGTTTTCGTTGGATCGTCGAGCAGGCGCACAAGCTTGGTTGTCGAGTCATTGACCGCTGCAACCTAACGATCTTGATGGCCAATGGATTCAAGGATTTACCCGAGTTCCTAGCCAAGCATGATGTCGAGGTTGTCGCCTCTTTGCCGTGTTACATGGAAGAAAATTGTGATAGCCAGCGCGGCAACGGCGTTTTCAAACGTTCCATTGACGCACTCAAACGTTTGAACCAACTTGGCTACGGACACCCCGGTTTGGGGCGGAAACTGACGCTCGTTTACAATCCCACTGGAACCGCATTGCCGCCGTCGCAACACGAACTCGAAGCGACCTACCGTGACGAGCTGAAAACGCGATACGACATTGTCTTTTCGGAACTGCACACGATTACCAATCTTCCGCTCAGCCGGTTTCTCGATGAACTGCTCCAGGGCGACCAACTCGATGTGTACATGCAGAAGCTGATCGACAGCTTCAATCCGCGCACCGTCGATGGCGTCATGTGTCGCAGGATGATCTCGGTGGATTGGCAGGGATACCTGTTCGACTGCGATTTCAACCAGATGTTGAACATGGGATTGTCTGCGGACCTGCCACAGCATATTTCAGATTTCGATCCCTCGAGACTTAGCGACCGCATGATCCAAACCGGCCGGCATTGCTTTGGCTGCACCGCCGGATGCGGATCGGGATGCCAGGGAGCCACGGTAACGTTTGCGTCGAAGGAGGCATCGTGA
- a CDS encoding DUF3179 domain-containing protein, translated as MGIQSSYVRSVLLFSALAVAVSWSIPRHVQRILQAQSIVPLVQFSGPGGVGFDLSQATIPVGEIQSGGPPKNGIPALTNPTLVSPAEASYLGPSDRVVGVVSGSESRAYPLAILNYHEIINDRIGQLPIAVTYCPLCDSAVVFDRRTPLGEREFGVSGLLYNSNVLMYDGSNTESLWSQVKGEGVSGPGARIKLTVLPMELTTWAAWQARHPNTTVISSETGHRRNYRTSPYAGYFQQPNLMFPAKPISNALPQKERMIGVWDDTAALAIPVSAFAGKSTQIEKSLGSKKFVVAFDANDQTIRVVEADAGVQWMNAFWFAWYAFRPETEITGR; from the coding sequence ATGGGGATTCAGTCCAGTTACGTTCGCAGCGTGTTGCTGTTTAGTGCGTTAGCGGTTGCAGTTTCGTGGTCGATCCCGCGTCATGTTCAACGCATTCTCCAGGCGCAGTCCATTGTCCCACTGGTGCAGTTTTCAGGACCGGGCGGTGTTGGGTTTGACTTGAGCCAGGCAACGATTCCGGTTGGGGAGATTCAATCCGGTGGTCCTCCGAAAAACGGCATTCCTGCGCTGACAAATCCAACGTTGGTTTCGCCTGCAGAAGCGTCCTACCTCGGCCCCAGTGACCGGGTGGTTGGCGTCGTGTCGGGTAGCGAATCACGTGCCTATCCGCTGGCCATTTTGAACTACCACGAAATCATCAATGATCGAATCGGCCAATTACCGATTGCCGTGACCTATTGTCCGCTGTGTGACTCGGCCGTCGTATTTGATCGTCGGACTCCTCTGGGTGAACGAGAGTTTGGTGTCTCAGGACTGCTCTACAACAGCAACGTATTGATGTACGACGGATCCAACACGGAAAGTCTCTGGTCGCAGGTAAAGGGAGAAGGGGTTTCGGGACCTGGCGCCAGAATAAAATTAACCGTTCTGCCAATGGAACTCACCACATGGGCAGCATGGCAAGCTCGCCATCCAAACACCACTGTGATTTCATCCGAAACCGGACACCGGAGAAACTATAGAACCAGCCCGTATGCAGGTTACTTCCAACAGCCCAATTTAATGTTCCCAGCGAAACCGATCAGCAATGCGTTGCCACAGAAGGAACGCATGATCGGAGTTTGGGATGATACCGCCGCACTGGCGATTCCCGTTTCAGCATTTGCAGGGAAGTCGACGCAGATCGAGAAGTCGCTTGGCAGCAAAAAGTTCGTCGTTGCATTCGACGCCAACGATCAAACGATTCGAGTCGTCGAGGCAGATGCTGGAGTGCAGTGGATGAATGCGTTTTGGTTCGCTTGGTATGCGTTTCGACCTGAAACCGAGATCACGGGGCGCTGA
- a CDS encoding phosphate ABC transporter substrate-binding protein: MPGSHGNVCVEGGIVIPRPPLLRTTTLFALTLLCFVFLGCSSNDADKNKKQIVLTGSSTVAPLIGEIAKQFEAQHPGVRVDVQSGGSSRGVADTRRELADIGMVSRDLKTGEQDLTAFTIARDGICVIVHRDNPVTSLTDDQIVAIYTDRINNWKEVGGSDAPITVVNKAEGRSTLELFVSHFNLDNAQIKADAVIGDNEQGIKTVAGNPNAIGYVSVGTAEYDATHDVAIKLLPLAGIAASIENVRAGTFPLSRPLNLVVTSETTGIVEEFIAFACSRDVNEIILEQYFVPLSQ, translated from the coding sequence ATGCCAGGGAGCCACGGTAACGTTTGCGTCGAAGGAGGCATCGTGATTCCACGCCCACCTCTCCTGAGAACTACCACGCTTTTCGCCCTGACACTACTATGCTTCGTCTTCCTCGGTTGCTCGTCAAACGATGCTGATAAGAACAAGAAGCAAATTGTGCTGACAGGGTCGAGCACGGTTGCGCCATTGATCGGTGAGATCGCCAAACAATTTGAAGCTCAGCATCCCGGAGTGCGGGTCGATGTGCAAAGCGGCGGCTCTTCACGAGGCGTTGCCGACACACGCCGCGAACTTGCAGATATCGGAATGGTCTCGCGAGACCTGAAGACCGGTGAACAGGATCTAACAGCGTTCACGATCGCTCGAGACGGGATCTGTGTCATCGTGCATCGAGACAATCCCGTTACATCACTGACCGACGATCAGATTGTGGCTATCTATACAGACCGCATCAACAATTGGAAAGAAGTTGGCGGATCAGACGCTCCCATCACCGTCGTCAATAAAGCCGAAGGTCGATCCACGCTGGAATTATTCGTAAGCCATTTCAATTTGGACAACGCACAAATCAAAGCCGATGCCGTGATCGGTGACAACGAACAAGGAATCAAGACCGTTGCCGGTAACCCCAACGCCATTGGTTACGTTTCGGTTGGAACCGCTGAATACGATGCCACTCACGACGTCGCGATCAAACTGCTGCCATTGGCGGGCATTGCGGCGTCCATCGAAAACGTACGAGCCGGCACGTTTCCATTGTCGCGGCCGTTGAATCTGGTCGTGACAAGCGAGACCACCGGAATCGTGGAGGAGTTCATCGCGTTTGCTTGCTCACGCGATGTAAATGAGATCATCTTGGAGCAGTACTTTGTCCCGCTTTCCCAGTGA
- a CDS encoding TIGR04283 family arsenosugar biosynthesis glycosyltransferase produces MTANQIEKLTGDPSGSTTFSAKPHRVIVFSRYPTPGVTKTRMIPALGAERAARLQHSLTSLTLGVASDYRADRPCDLEVRFVGGDPTLMREAFGTEKRYLLQRGVSLGERLVDAFAVAFNEGATRVVVIGSDCPEISSTILDEAINALSHADVVLGPAIDGGYYLIGLNTNQPQLFQGIDWGSGSVLRDTIAKAKHSQCKVHRLQTLSDVDYPEDLVTCRRNPEAFGNVLPLTRDGVLSVIVPTLNEERCIEQTLSRMVGIPNVEVVVADGGSEDSTIDIARNMGATIVSAKPGRGRQMNAGAAIATGDVLLFLHADTQVPDSFHQHVRATLQHGVIAGAFSLRIDGDDFGLRWIEKGVNLRSRFLGRPYGDQGLFVSASCFFKIGGFPNWPLMEDVEFGSRLRKYGSISLAEAAVTTSARRWLRLGIPKTTLINQLCIAGFCLGIPSETLHRWYRSRR; encoded by the coding sequence GTGACCGCGAATCAAATCGAGAAACTCACTGGCGACCCGTCGGGATCAACCACGTTTTCGGCGAAGCCTCATCGCGTGATCGTGTTTTCACGATATCCAACACCTGGCGTGACGAAGACCCGGATGATCCCCGCGCTCGGTGCCGAGCGCGCGGCACGCCTACAGCACTCATTGACGAGTTTGACGTTGGGGGTGGCGAGTGATTATCGCGCGGACCGTCCCTGCGATTTAGAAGTTCGGTTCGTAGGCGGCGATCCAACGTTGATGCGAGAAGCGTTTGGAACGGAAAAACGCTATCTCCTGCAACGAGGCGTAAGTTTGGGAGAGCGACTAGTCGACGCATTCGCTGTCGCGTTCAACGAGGGGGCAACACGAGTCGTCGTGATCGGATCAGACTGTCCCGAAATTTCTTCGACGATTCTCGACGAAGCAATCAACGCTTTATCACACGCCGATGTGGTCCTGGGGCCGGCAATCGACGGTGGTTACTACCTGATTGGGCTGAACACGAATCAGCCTCAACTCTTTCAAGGGATCGACTGGGGAAGCGGAAGCGTATTGCGAGATACCATTGCAAAGGCAAAGCACTCGCAATGCAAAGTTCATCGATTGCAAACGCTTTCGGATGTCGATTATCCCGAGGACTTGGTTACCTGTCGTCGTAATCCCGAGGCCTTCGGCAACGTGCTTCCCCTGACTCGGGATGGTGTCTTGTCGGTGATTGTACCGACACTGAATGAAGAACGCTGTATTGAACAGACGCTTAGCCGAATGGTCGGGATTCCGAATGTCGAAGTCGTTGTCGCGGACGGCGGCAGCGAGGATTCGACGATCGACATCGCGCGAAACATGGGTGCGACGATCGTCTCTGCTAAACCTGGGAGAGGGAGACAGATGAATGCGGGCGCGGCGATCGCGACTGGCGACGTGCTGCTATTTCTGCATGCTGACACCCAGGTGCCGGACTCGTTTCATCAGCATGTTCGGGCGACACTCCAGCATGGCGTGATCGCGGGCGCGTTCTCATTGCGGATCGACGGTGACGATTTTGGACTGAGATGGATTGAGAAAGGTGTGAATTTGAGGTCGCGTTTTCTTGGGCGACCTTACGGGGACCAGGGGTTGTTTGTGTCCGCAAGTTGTTTTTTCAAAATCGGCGGTTTTCCAAATTGGCCGTTAATGGAAGACGTCGAATTTGGCAGCCGCTTGCGGAAATACGGCAGCATCTCGCTGGCCGAAGCCGCCGTCACAACGTCCGCACGCCGGTGGTTGCGACTGGGGATTCCGAAGACCACACTCATCAACCAACTTTGCATCGCCGGATTTTGCTTGGGCATTCCATCGGAGACATTGCACCGCTGGTATCGGTCGCGGCGTTAA